One window from the genome of Streptomyces cadmiisoli encodes:
- a CDS encoding SDR family oxidoreductase: MTSPAHHSNPVSDELEFSGKRAFVTGGTRGIGAAVVERLSRAGAQVAFGARSAPGDRPSELFVQADIGTRAGVEAISRHVARHMGGVDILVHNVGADGGEHVPLLGQADAVWQLVMDINVLGPARLDRALVPGMVERGSGAVVHVSSLSRSAPNPNRVPYGSAKAALTHYSKGLANEVAPHGVRVNSVTPGFTESDWGRSFVAAVADSSGSTYEEARQSVMARIGIPLGRPSRPDEVAELVAFLVSDRASAIVGAEHVIDGGSKPTV; encoded by the coding sequence GTGACATCCCCAGCGCACCACAGCAACCCGGTCAGCGATGAACTCGAATTCTCCGGAAAACGCGCCTTCGTCACGGGCGGCACCCGCGGAATCGGGGCAGCCGTCGTCGAGCGGCTGAGCCGCGCGGGCGCCCAGGTCGCCTTCGGCGCCCGGTCGGCACCCGGCGACCGGCCTTCGGAGCTGTTCGTCCAGGCGGACATCGGCACACGGGCCGGCGTGGAGGCCATCTCCCGCCATGTCGCCCGGCACATGGGCGGGGTGGACATCCTCGTGCACAACGTCGGTGCGGACGGGGGCGAACACGTCCCGCTGCTGGGCCAGGCCGACGCCGTCTGGCAGTTGGTCATGGACATCAACGTGCTGGGACCGGCGCGCCTGGATCGTGCCCTCGTTCCCGGGATGGTCGAGCGCGGGTCCGGCGCGGTGGTGCACGTGTCGTCACTGTCACGGTCGGCACCGAACCCCAACCGGGTTCCGTACGGCTCGGCCAAGGCGGCGCTGACCCACTACAGCAAGGGCCTGGCCAACGAGGTCGCTCCGCACGGCGTCCGGGTCAACAGCGTCACGCCCGGATTCACCGAGAGCGACTGGGGGCGCTCGTTCGTCGCGGCCGTCGCGGACAGCAGCGGCAGCACCTACGAGGAGGCGCGGCAGAGCGTCATGGCCCGGATCGGCATCCCTCTGGGCCGGCCGTCGCGGCCCGACGAGGTCGCCGAACTCGTCGCGTTCCTGGTCTCGGACCGCGCTTCGGCCATCGTCGGCGCGGAGCACGTCATCGACGGCGGCAGCAAGCCCACGGTGTGA
- a CDS encoding nuclear transport factor 2 family protein: protein MTVTAAGLPECVATYLTTPVAELAELSDSVFTPDAVVRDEGRSHQGAAGVHDWLADLAANFTLDCTIRRTVPGPGFVVAETTYDGDFPGSPVDRYLHFSIADGRISALTISD, encoded by the coding sequence ATGACCGTCACTGCCGCTGGACTTCCCGAGTGCGTGGCCACCTATCTGACCACCCCCGTCGCCGAGTTGGCGGAGCTCTCAGATTCGGTCTTCACGCCGGACGCCGTCGTCCGCGACGAAGGCAGGAGCCACCAGGGCGCGGCCGGTGTTCACGACTGGCTGGCCGATCTCGCAGCGAACTTCACCCTCGACTGCACGATCCGACGTACCGTCCCCGGACCCGGCTTCGTGGTCGCCGAGACCACCTACGACGGCGACTTCCCCGGTAGCCCCGTCGACCGCTACCTGCACTTCAGCATCGCGGACGGACGGATCTCGGCGCTGACCATCTCCGACTGA